GTAAGATTGGACCTACAGAATTAGCTGCTGCCTCATTGGCCAATAGCTTCGTATTTATTGCGATTTCATTGGGGGTAGGGTTTTCTACAGCCATCACGCCTTTTGTCGCTAAAAGTGACGCAGCCAATGATTTAGAAGGTGGTCGATCAACCTTTGTCAATGGACTTTTCCTTTGTACCGTGGTCGGTGTGGTCTTGTTTACCATTATCTTTTTAGCTAAACCCTTTTTACAGTATATGGGGCAGCCAGAAGAAGTTACAGTATTGGCAAAACCCTTTTTAGATATTGTCGCTTTGTCGATTATTCCTTTGGTGATGTACCAAGGATACAAGCAGTTTGCAGATGGAAAATCTCAAACAAAAAATTCGATGTATGCTACCTTAATTTGTAATGCAGTAAATTTATTGTTTAACTATTTATTGATTTACGGTGTGTGGTTTTTCCCCACATTGGGCATGTTAGGGGCGGCATATGGTACATTAATTTCGCGTGTTGTCATGATTATTTACATGCATTTTGCATTGACAAGACAAGACATGTTCAAGCCTTTTATGCTTAACCTGCGTTTTAGTGAAATAAAGAGAAATGTATTGACGCAGATTGCAAAAATTGGAATTCCTTCGGGGTTAATGAGCTTTTTTGAAGTCGCTTTATTCGTTGGTGCAGTATGGCTTTCGGGAATGTTGGGAACAGTTTCTCAAGCAGCCAACCAAATTGCACTTAGTATGTCTTCCATGACTTTTATGTTTGCTAGTGGGTTAGGAGTTGCCGCTACGATTCGCGTCGGAAATCAAATGGGATTGAAAAATTATACCTATTTAAAAACGGTAGCGCGTTCTATTATGCTCATGGCACTCCTTATTTATATCATTTTTGCTTTACTATTTGTGGCGTTCCACAACTATATTCCGCTGTTGTTCTTAGATGCGAAAGACAGTATGAATGCCGTGATGAATGAAGAAGTAATTCGAATCGCAGGACAATTGTTGTTAGTGGCAGCCATCTTTCAGATCTCAGATTGTTTGCAAGTGGTAACGCTAGGAGCTTTACGTGGATTACAGGATGTAAACGTACCGATGATTATTACCTTTATTTCCTATTGGATTGTAGGATTTCCAATGTCAATTTACTTAAGTTTGTATACAGATATAGGAACACCAGGTATTTGGATCGGATTATTAGCCGGATTAACAACGGCAGCTATTTTGCTTTATACGCGTTTCCATCATATATCAAATCGATTGATTAATACTAATATAAAATAATAAAATCATGCAATTACCAAAATTTGTTTTAGCTGATAATACAGACCATTTAGATGATATCTTTATTATACACTTAGAGTTTCCACGCTTTATCATTAACTTAAATACAGACGAAATCGAGTTCTTAGAAACAATCGAAGAATCAGAAGAGTCAGAAGTAGAAGAAGAGATGGAAGCTTTAGTAGTAAAAGCTGGAGAATTCTACGAAAGAGAGATGGCTAGATATGTTGAAAGTGAAGAATTAGAAGACTAATTCCGCGTTCAAATTAGAATAGAAACAGCTGTAAAGGAGAAAATGATTCTCCCTTACAGCTGTTTTTTTATATGAATTTATCAGTAAAAGGAGCCCATTTTGTCTGTTTGTTGAGGAAAGTGGATTTCTTTGGCTTATTGTTTTGGTGCAAATGATGCATTTAAAGAAGGGTTTTGGTGTATTATTTTAGATATTGAAATGATTGCAAACAAAAGATAACGCTTTTGGCAGTAATGATATTCTGGAAGTGTAAAAATCAGTGAACGGATGAAAAAACCTTACCTTTGTGTACTTTAAAATTGAGGGTATGAACAAAATTTTAAGTATCCAACATAAAGTGTTGGATAAGGTTAATAAACAAACATTATCGCAACAGACAGTTTATCCAATTTTGTTAGCGATTAGTTTTGGACACTTGTGTAACGATTTATTACAAGCAATCGTACCAGCAACGTATCCACTATTGAAAGAAAACTATCAGTTGAGTTTCGCGCAGATTGGATTGATTACTTTCTTTTATCAAATGTCTTCTTCTTTATTACAACCACTAGTAGGAAATTATACCGACAAAAGACCTCAACCATATTCTCAAATATACGGGATGTTGTGTACCACATTAGGAGTGATTTTACTTGCTTTTGCGCCAAGTTATATTTGGGTGTTGGTTGCCGTAACCTGTATTGGTATCGGATCTTCTATTTTCCATCCAGAGTCATCGCGTGTTTCGTATGTTGCATCTGGTGGAAAGCGTAGTTTGGCTCAATCCATCTTTCAAATTGGAGGAAATACAGGAACTGCATTAGCACCGTTATTGGTGGCTTGGGTTGTCCTGCCTAAAGGACAACAACACTTGCTGTGGTTTGTTGTAGTGGCCATTATTGCTCAATTTGTGTACTATTTTATTGGAACGTGGTATAAGGGAATTTTGCGTCATGCAGCTACTAAACAGAAAAAGAAAATACTCATTCCAGAATTATCTTCACTTCGAGTGAATAGTGCGATTGTCGTTCTATTGCTGTTGATTTTCTCGAAGTATTTCTATGTGGCCAGTATTTCAAGCTACTTCCAATTCTACACCATGGATAAGTTTGGTATTACAGAAGTTCAAGCACAGGTATATTTATTTTACTTCCTAATTGCTGTAGCTTTAGGTACATTGATTGGTGGTTTCTTAGGAGATAAAGTAGGACGTAAATACATCATTTGGTTCTCTGTTCTTGGAGCAGCGCCATTTACGCTATTGTTGCCTCATGTCGACTTAGCTTGGACGGGTATTCTGATTGTCGTTATTGGATTTATTATCTCTTCTGCTTTCCCTTCTATTTTGGTGTATGCCCAAGAGTTGTTACCAAAGAAAATAGGGATGGTATCTGGGTTATTTTACGGTTTTGCCTTTGGAATGGGCGGATTAGGTTCAGCACTTTTAGGTTGGTGGGCCGATCACACTTCGATTGAATACATTTACACTGTATGTGCGTATTTGCCTTTAATTGGGATTATTGCTTGTTTCTTACCTAATATGAAAAAAGTGAAATTTAGAGAAGAATAAATCTCAAGATAATATAAAAATGACTCTTGTCTTTATGTATGCGAAGCTACAAATGAGAACAAGAGGTTTTTGAAATAAAAAATCCGATGCATATCATGCATCGGATTTTTTTATAAGGATAAATTTGATTTACAGTAGTTTTCCCGTAAGGAACATAGCAGCGATGGTGAAATAGATGATTAAACCCGAAACGTCTACTAAAGTGGCTACAAATGGAGCCGAAGCGGTTGCGGGGTCCATGCCAAATTTCTTTAAGACAAACGGAATAATCGAACCTGATAAAGTTCCCCAAAGCACAATAAATAGTAAAGAGACCGAAACACTTAACCCTACGTACAACCAAAATTCTCCATAGTCGTAGATTCCTGTTTCTTGCCAAATGAAAATGCGGATAAAACCAATAATTCCCAAGATTCCTCCCAACATTAAACCAGAAGCAATTTCTTTGCGCATTACATACCACCAATCACCTAGCTTAAGTTCTCCTAAAGCCATAGCACGAATAATTAAAGACGCAGCTTGAGAACCTGAGTTTCCTCCACTGGAAATAATTAAAGGAACAAATAAAGCTAATACAACTGCTTTTTCAATTTCTTGATCATAGTAACTCATCGCTGAAGCCGTTAACATTTCCCCTAAAAAGAGGACGATTAACCAACCTGCTCGTTTTTTTACTAATTCATAAAGAGGCGTATGCGTATAGGATAAATCCAACTCTTCCATCCCCCCGAATTTTTGAATGTCTTCCGTATCGCGTTCTTTAATTTTATCTAAGATATCATCAAAGGTAACAATACCAACAAGCACTCCTTTTTCTGTGATAATGGGTAAAGCTGAACGGTCGTATTTTTCAAAATCATCAAACGCATCTTCCATAGGCGTTGTAGTAACTAAGGAAACAAAGTTGTGGTCAATCAGATCCGCAATTAAAGTCTCTTCATCCGCCAACAACAATTGTCCGATTTGCAAGTCATCAATCAGTACATTGTGATCATCCACAACATAAATATAGTTTAGCGTTTCTGCTTTCTTACCATATTTTTTAATGTGTTGAAAAACCTGTTTTACTGTTCGATTGGCTTTGGTTTGAATATACAAAGGCGTCATTAAACGCGCAATACTATCCTCTTTGTATCCTATTAAATTTAAAGCAATTTGCTTTTCAGTATCATTTAATAAGTTGATTGAATATTTAATTAATTCATCAGGGAAGTTTTCTAAAAGTTCCGTTCTATCATCCGGCTCTAGGTTATTCAGTACCTCAGCATAATCCTCTCGAGTCATACTGCGTACAATTTCCTCCTGAATATTGATATCTAAAAATGAAAACACTTCGACCTTCAGCTCGGGGGAAAGCTTTAGAAAATGAAGATTTCGTTCTCTCCTTCTCATTTCTGAAATAGCTTCAGCAATGTCGGCTGGGTGCATATCTTTAAAAAACATAGTTAGAATTTTATAAAGTGTTTAACAATCATTTTTTCATTTCGAATGCAAAAGTAACGCTTAGATATAGGAAATTAAAATTTCTAATCATATTCTAATAATAAAGTTAAACAAAAATATGCAGACTTAAAGTTAGGTGAACATTATAATTTTTACCTCTCATCGCCTCACCCGCTCTTACTCTTCTTCAAGTAAATGAGCGTCGATGGATTTTTTTGCCTTAGCCCCCATATCTTTTAATTTCTGTACAGAAGTCAGCAAATTCCCTTTTCCTTGACTCAGCTTGTTAAAGGCACTGTCGTATTCATTTCTAGTTTCATCTAGTTTTTTACCTATTTTCGTTAAGTCGTTGATTAATCCTACAAATTTATCGTGTAATAATCCCGCTTGACGTGCAATTTCATAGGCATTTTCCTGTTGTTTTTGCTGCCTCCAAATGGTTTCTACGGTGCGTAAAGTAGCGAGTAGTGTAGAAGGGGTAACAATCACAATATTCTTCTCAAAAGCTTTTGTATAAAGAGTATTATCCGCATTTACAGCTATAGAAAAAGCAGTTTCAATGGGGATAAATAGCAAGACGAAATCAGGACTTGTCCCTTTGTATAATTCGTAGTAATTCTTGTCTGATAAGTTTTCGATATGGCGCTTAATAGAGAGAATATGTTCGTGTAAAAAGCGATTTTGCTCTTGTTTCTCTGTTGTATTGATGTATTGTTCATAAGCGACCAATGATACTTTAGAGTCAACCACTAGGTGGCGGTTATCGGGTAAATAGATAACTACATCAGGTTGAAGGCGATTGCCGTTATCACTTGTATAACTCGCTTGTGTTTTATATTCTCGATCTTTTTCTAATCCCGATTTTTCCAATACACTTTCCAAAATCATTTCCCCCCAGTTTCCTTGCATTTTATTATCTCCCTTCAGGGCCTTGGTCAGGTTTAGGGTTTCTTCACTCATCTTAGCGTGTACTTGTTGAAGTCCAAAAATTTGTTGACGTAAGGCTGCGTGATGATCAATACTCTCTTTATGGGTTTGTTCTACTTTCTGCTCAAACAAGCCTATTTTTTCCTGTAAAGGCGTTAAAATAGTTTCCATTTGCGCCTTGTTTAGCTGAGTAAATTTATCACTTTTCTCTTCGAGTATTTTATTCGCTAGGTTTTCAAATTGTGTGGTAAACTGCTCTTGTAAGGCTAGTGTTTGTTTTTGTTGGAATTCGAGTTTCTCTTTGAAGTTGGCTAGTTCCGTTTCTCGAATAGAAATGCGTGCAATCAACTCTTGATTGTCTTGACGAAGTATTTCCGTTTGTTCTTCTAGTTTTTCTTTTTCTAAGCGTACTTGCTGATTTTGTTGAGCTAAAAACTCCTTTTCTGCTAGTAATTGAATCGTTTGGGAAGAATCACTAACCTTATTCGATGCTTTTTTTCCAACTATAAAAGCAAGGACAATAAGTAAAAGTGCTACAATAGGTAAGATGATTTCTTGTGACATGAGATTTAATTCGAATGACTTTCAAAAATAGCGATTATTTAGGAGTAGCTTGGCGTTTTAGTTGCTCTTATTTGTAGCAAAAAAAACAGGTGCTTTTTGTTAAGTAAGGGTTAATTTTTGTTTTGGCTGTTTCTTTTTAAATGTATATATTTAGTAAATCAATATTTAATTATTTAAAAATAAAATAGATGCGAGGTTTTGTTTGTTAATTATGTGTTTTTTGTTTCTTTGGAGTAGTTTTATTTTTGCATAATGGAGCAAATAAAGAAAGAGATAAAAAAACACTGTAATTATCCGTACTGAAGTAAAACAAAATTTAGAGGGTAAGGTATGGGATATGGGGGGCTTATTATTATTGTAAGTTTTCCAGAGATGATGAACGTAAAGCTATTTTAGATAGGGATTTTTGTGCAAAAAAACTTTAATTTCTGAATTAGTTGAGTAAATGGCTGGCCTAGTCTAAGTATTGTGATCAATAATGGTTGTCAAAAAAATAAAAAAGTATAGAGACTGTAAAGTAGGTCTAGAAAGTATTAAAAATATTTATAATTAAAGAGTAGTTAATGATGTTTACTACCAAAAATAAAAGCAAAAGATATGAAAGATAGTATTATTTTTAGTTGTCAGAAATTACTTATAGGAGGATTATTTCTTTTAGTAAGTAATACTTATGGACAAGAAAAACCAACAACTAATCAAGTGATTGAAGAGGTGGTAATTACTACAGACGCTCAAGATTTGGAAGGAAAGGTGTGGGATATGGGCTTGTATTATTATTGTAAATTTACTCGAGATGATGAGCGAAAAGCAGTTATAGATGGTTATATCAGATTGACTCCTACTCGAATAGAAGAAATTAGAAGAAGAGCTTCAAGAGAACACAATGTAGCTGAAAAAGATGTAACAATAATTAGTGGAAGTGACAGAAAAGAGTATGGAGCCTATGATGTTTGTGTTGGAGGAACTAAATATTCTTATATTCGAAAAGGAACTGTATATACATACTATAAAAAAGTGAAGTAGGATAGTTTTAGTTTAAGACTTAACGATGCTTCAATTAATGGAATAAAAAAATCCCGCTTCATTTTGAAGCGGGATTTTGTATTTATTTACTTAAGTACATTTTTCTACGAGAATAGATTTCATAAAACTGATCATCTCTTAAGTTGTCGATGAATAAGATACTTTCTCCGGTTGATTTCATCTCTGGGCCTAAAGCTTTATTCACATTTCTAAACTTATTGAAAGAGAATACAGGTGTTTTGATTGCATATCCTTTCAACTGTGGATTGAATGTAAAGTCAGTTACTTTGTTTTCACCTAACATTACTTTAGTCGCATAGTTTACATAAGGCTCTCCGTATGCTTTTGCAATAAATGGAACCGTTCTTGAAGCTCTTGGATTCGCTTCGATGATGTAAACGATATCGTCTTTGATTGCAAACTGAATGTTGATTAAACCTACAGTTTGTAAAGCAACGGCAATCTTTCTTGTATGATCTTTGATTTGATTTAATACAAATTCCCCTAAGTTGAATGGTGGCAACATCGCGTGACTATCTCCAGAGTGAACTCCACATGGTTCAATGTGTTCCATGATTCCGATAATATACACATTTTCACCATCGCAAATTGCATCTGCTTCTGCTTCGATTGCTCCATCTAAATAGTGGTCAAGTAAAAGCGAGTTACCAGGAATTTGGTTTAATAAATCAATAACGTGTTCTTCTAATTCTTTTTTGTTGATGACAATTTTCATCCCTTGTCCTCCCAATACATACGATGGACGAACTAATAATGGAAAGTCTAATTGATCTGCTAACTGCAACGCTTGGTCTGCTGTTTTAGCAACTCCGAATTGAGGGAATGGAATGTTTAACTCTTCTAATAAAGTAGAAAAACGTCCGCGATCTTCAGCTAAGTCTAAAGCGTCAAAGCTCGTTCCGAAAATCTTAATTCCGTGACGGTGTAATTTCTCTGCTAATTTTAAAGCCGTTTGACCTCCAAGCTGAACGATTACTCCTTCTGGTTTCTCATGACGGATGATGTCGTAAATATGCTCCCAGAATACAGGCTCGAAGTACAATTTGTTTGCTGTATCAAAATCTGTAGAAACAGTTTCTGGGTTACAGTTAATCATAATTGTTTCATATCCTGCTTCTTCAGCAGCTAATACACCGTGTACACAAGAGTAGTCAAACTCAATTCCTTGACCAATTCGGTTAGGTCCTGATCCTAATACAACTACTTTTTTCTTCTCTGTTACAACACTTTCATTTGAAACATATCTTGTTCCATCTGCTGTTTGAATATCAGCTTCAAAAGTAGAGTAGTAGTAAGGTGTTTTTGCTGGGAATTCAGCCGCACAAGTATCCACTAATTTGAATACGCGTTGAATGTCCATTTTATCTCTTAAATCGTGAACTTGACTTTCCAATGTTTTCAACATATGGGCAATTTGTCTATCAGCAAATCCTTTTTGTTTTGCTTCTAACAACAAATCTTTAGGTAAAGTTTCGATTGTATAAGTTGAAATCTCTTTTTCTAATAGGTAAAGCTCTTCGTATTGTTTTAAGAACCACATGTCGATTTTTGTAATCTCATGGATTCTGCTCAATGGAATACCATGCTGAATCGCATCATAGATTACAAAAACACGATCCCAACTAGCATGCGTTAGTTTTTCGATGATTTGATCGTAGTTTGTATATCCTTTTCCATCTGCACCTAAACCATTGCGTTTAATCTCTAACGATTGAGTTGCTTTGTGTAATGCTTCTTGGAATGAACGTCCAATTCCCATTACTTCTCCTACCGATTTCATTTGTAATCCTAAGGTTCTATCAGCTCCTTCGAATTTGTCAAAGTTCCAACGTGGAATTTTTACAATTACATAGTCTAACGTCGGCTCAAATAAAGCAGAAGTAGATTTTGTAATTTGGTTTTGCAATTCATCTAAGGTATAACCTAACGCTAATTTTGTAGCAATTTTAGCAATTGGATATCCCGTAGCTTTAGAAGCTAAAGCAGATGAACGAGAAACACGAGGGTTAATCTCAATGGCAACGATATCTTCTTTCTCATCTGGTGATACGGCAAATTGTACGTTACAACCTCCAGCGAAGTTTCCAATGCTGCGCATCATCTTGATTGATAAGTCACGCATTTTTTGGAACGTTCTGTCAGATAAAGTCATCGCAGGCGCAACAGTGATACTATCTCCCGTATGGATTCCCATTGGATCCATATTTTCGATGGTACAGATGATAACTACGTTGTCATTTTTATCGCGTAATAACTCTAATTCGTATTCTTTCCATCCCAATAAAGCTTTGTCAATTAAAACTTCGTGGATTGGAGAAGCCTCTAAACCTCTAGTTAATAAATCGTCGAAATCTTCTGCGTGGTGTACAAAAGCAGCACCAGTACCTCCTAAAGTAAATGAAGGACGAATAACTAAAGGAAAACCGAATTCTTGTGCGATTTCTTTTCCTTGAAGGTAAGAAGTAGCTGTTCTTGCTGGAGCAGCAGGCACATCAATACGCTCTAGTAATTGTTTGAATTGTTCGCGGTCTTCTGTGATATTAATAGCGTTAATATCTACACCAATTAAACGAACACCAAAGTCTGCCCAAATTCCCTTTTCATCACATTCCAGACATAAGTTTAAAGCTGTTTGTCCTCCCATAGTCGGTAATACAGCATCAATTTCTGGATGAGCAACTAGAATTTCAATAATTGAACGTGCAGTTAATGGCTTTAGATAAATATGATCCGCCATAGAAGGGTCGGTCATAATTGTTGCGGGGTTCGAGTTAACTAAGATAACTTTAATTCCCTCTTCTCTTAATGATCTTGCTGACTGTGAACCTGAATAATCAAATTCGCAAGCTTGTCCGATGATGATTGGTCCCGAACCAATGATTAAAACGGTCTTGATAGAAGTGTCTTTAGGCATTTTCTTGTGTTGTTTATTTTGTACTACTTTGTTTAAAAAAAGTAAGTATAGTGTGTGTGATTGTATTGTGATGCTTCCGACAAAGTATAAAAAAAGGCGTTACTACCAAATGAGTAACACCTTTATTTATATTTTAATCAAAACATTAATGTTTATGTTTTGTTTCACAAGAAACAGTTAATTTATGTCTTCCTTTAGCTCTTCTAGCAGCTAATACTTTTCTACCGTTAGGAGTAGACATTCTTTCCATGAAACCATGTTTGTTTCTTCTTTTTCTATTTGAAGGTTGAAACGTTCTCTTGCTCATTGCGTTTATCTTTAAATCTTAGTATTTTACTTTTCAAAAAATTCAGCTTTGATATACTTGCGCCAAAACCGAGTGCAAATATATAAAGTCATTTGATTCTTACAAAGTCTTTTTGTAAAATATTTTTAGAAACTTGCGATTTGAACTCATTTAATCCCTATTTCTAAGGATAAAACAACAAGTTATTCTATCAAAGATAAGAAAAATATTTTTTTTAAGGCGGAAAAACAGTGTTTTGTAGCGCATAAAACTGTTTTTTCTGTTAAGAAAATTAAAAATCTTTTTTACTGCCCAAAAAAAGAACCAACTTATCCAGCTTCCTTGATTATTTATCTTGTTATCGATTGTGTTTATGCTTTTTTAATCAAACCATATTCAATGGCTAGTGTAATCACGGAACTTAGATTGGACGTTTGAAATTTTTCAATCAAATTCTTGCGGTGGCTATCTACGGTATGTGTACTGATAAATAAACGATCCGCAATTTGTTGTGTCGTCAATCCTTGCGCGGCTTCCACTAAAACTTCTTTTTCACGTCGTGTTAGCTTAGGAATCGTATTCAGCCCGTTTTTATTTTTCTTCTCCAAAACGACTTGCGTTTGGGAACACAAAAAGGTCTGCTGGTTATACACAGCATAAATTCCCTGTACAATTTCATCGACAGAAGCATTTTTCTGAATATAGCCCGAAGCCCCTTCTTGTAGGGAACTATTGATTACCGCATATTCATTGTGTACACTCAACATGATGATTTGCATCTCAGGATGTTTTTTCTTCAATGGTTTGATCCAATCCAAACTATTGATGTCCTCTAAATTAATATCGAGTAATAAAATGTGAATGGGATTCTTTTTTAATCCTTTTTGCAAGGTATCTATAGAGGGATAACAACCAGTTACCTGAATGTTTTCCTGCTTGTTTAAGATGTTTTTTAATCCTTCTAATAGCAAAGGATGGTCGTCTGTCAGCGCTACTTTTATCATGGGTTATTGTTTTGGGAATTGAAAATCGATACTTGTTCCAAGGTTTAATTCTGAGTGAATGTGCAACTCTCCTTTGAGGAATTGTACCCTCGACTGAATGTTGTGTAATCCGGCGGATTGGGTTTGTTGGGCTTGGGTTAACTCAAAACCACAACCGTCATCTTCAATGGTAACCATATAGGAATTCTCGTTTTCAACAAGTTGTATAATAATTTGTTGTGGATTTGCATGTTTAAGGGCATTGTTAACCAATTCTTGAATAATGCGATAAACCAACAATTGTTTGTCTTGCTCCAAGGTTTGGGTATACCCCAAGAATTGAACGTTAATATCCAATTGATCGGTAGACATGCGATTGGCGTATTCTTTTAATGCTTCTTCTAATCCGTATTTAAGCAGTAAATCGGGCATCAAATTATGAGCTACACGTCTTAGTTCATCTACTGCATTATCTAGATGCTCAATTGATTTTGTCATTTCTATTTTGTTGGCATCTGTGATTTTGTGGTGTAGGGTACTCAATTGAATCTTCGTTCCAGAAAGTAATCCTCCTAAACCATCGTGTAAATCTCGAGCCAAACGCGCGCGCTCTTGTTCCTGCCCATCCAATAAAGCCGTTAGCGTGGCAATTTTAGCATGTTGCTTTTCTTTTTCCAATGCTAGATTATAGAGCTCTTTTTGTTGATTCATACTCTTTGTACGCTGTTTGTATACATAGAGCAGTACAAAAAGGAGGATAGCAAACACCAAGGCTAAGGCTAAAAAGTAGGAATTGACCTTTTCTTGATAGGACAATGTTTTCTTGAAGTGTTGAATATCCAACAACTTGTTGTCATTTTCCAACTGAGACAATTTCAATGCTTGTGCGTGTGTCTCGGTTTCCAGCTGACTGATTTCTAGTTTTTTTCGCTGATTCTCCTCGGAGAGTTTTAAATTCTCCAATTCTTGTTGCTGTTGTAACCCCAAGGTTTTCATCAGCCGAATTTGCTGCTCTTTTTTCTCGGAGGCCAACTGCAGGGTTAACAGCTGTTGTTTCTGCTGCTCTTTTTCATATTGTGCTTCTAGGCGTCTACTAATTTCGAGCTTATCCTGGTTGTAAATGGATTGATAGGTTTGCAGGTAAAGCTTGTGAAAGTGAAGTGCTCCTAGGTAATTTTCTTCTGTTTCGTTGAGTTGAGCCAAACTTTCGTAAATAGAAAGCAAGGTGTTTTTATCTGGTAAATGCGTGCTATTAATCGCCGATAACGCAGAAAGCAAATAGGATGTAGCTGTTTTGGTCTTATTTTCTTGTAAGGCAATTTCAGCTAAAATCCCATAAGACGACGCTTGAAAGTTTATCTGATGTGTTTCTTGTGCTTGTTGTAAAGCGAGGTTGGCATAATAGGTGGCTTGTTCGTTGTATTGTTTGGGAAAGGCACGCAAATAAAGACTTGCTAAATTATTGGCTACAAAAGCTAAATCCGAACGAAAAGGAATAACTTCTCGATTGTTTTCATAGGTTTTGATGGCCTTTTTGTAGTAGTTTTCTGCTAAATCACGCGCATAAATATTGTTGGTGTTATGAGAAAACTCACTTTCGTACAAATACCCCATCATCATGTACGCATCAAAAAGGGCGTTGGGATTATTTTGTTGGATGGCAATATCCAACGTAAGCTTGCTGTACTTCTCTTGTAATTCATAATCATCCCAGCTAGCATATATGCTTGTCAGCTCTTTATATGCAGCAGATAAACGACTTAATTTAGTAGGCGATTGTGGCGCTTTTTCATAGAGCGAAATAGCAGTTAATAAGGATTGAACTGCTTTGGCTTCTTGATTATCGCGTACATAAATCCACCCTTGACAATAGTTGACATACGCCTTGATTTCATTATTTTCAATCTGTTGGGCATAGTCTAAGGCCTTTTTAATGGCTTTATTAGCCTCACTGGTATTTTCATTCAATTGAGCATTCATCGCCAAAATAGCATAGAGATAGGCCGCATTGGTTTTGTCTCCTTGCTTTTCGGCGATGAGAATGTTCTCTTTTAATAATTGAGTGGCTTCTTGTTGTTTCTCTTGAAAAAAGAGCGCTTGCGCGTATTTTCCTACAACTTCAAAACGCGCAGGACTTCCTGCTACTGTTTTGTTGT
The window above is part of the Myroides odoratus DSM 2801 genome. Proteins encoded here:
- a CDS encoding MFS transporter, whose translation is MNKILSIQHKVLDKVNKQTLSQQTVYPILLAISFGHLCNDLLQAIVPATYPLLKENYQLSFAQIGLITFFYQMSSSLLQPLVGNYTDKRPQPYSQIYGMLCTTLGVILLAFAPSYIWVLVAVTCIGIGSSIFHPESSRVSYVASGGKRSLAQSIFQIGGNTGTALAPLLVAWVVLPKGQQHLLWFVVVAIIAQFVYYFIGTWYKGILRHAATKQKKKILIPELSSLRVNSAIVVLLLLIFSKYFYVASISSYFQFYTMDKFGITEVQAQVYLFYFLIAVALGTLIGGFLGDKVGRKYIIWFSVLGAAPFTLLLPHVDLAWTGILIVVIGFIISSAFPSILVYAQELLPKKIGMVSGLFYGFAFGMGGLGSALLGWWADHTSIEYIYTVCAYLPLIGIIACFLPNMKKVKFREE
- the rmuC gene encoding DNA recombination protein RmuC, whose amino-acid sequence is MSQEIILPIVALLLIVLAFIVGKKASNKVSDSSQTIQLLAEKEFLAQQNQQVRLEKEKLEEQTEILRQDNQELIARISIRETELANFKEKLEFQQKQTLALQEQFTTQFENLANKILEEKSDKFTQLNKAQMETILTPLQEKIGLFEQKVEQTHKESIDHHAALRQQIFGLQQVHAKMSEETLNLTKALKGDNKMQGNWGEMILESVLEKSGLEKDREYKTQASYTSDNGNRLQPDVVIYLPDNRHLVVDSKVSLVAYEQYINTTEKQEQNRFLHEHILSIKRHIENLSDKNYYELYKGTSPDFVLLFIPIETAFSIAVNADNTLYTKAFEKNIVIVTPSTLLATLRTVETIWRQQKQQENAYEIARQAGLLHDKFVGLINDLTKIGKKLDETRNEYDSAFNKLSQGKGNLLTSVQKLKDMGAKAKKSIDAHLLEEE
- a CDS encoding MATE family efflux transporter, with translation MNLSIYIKEFRYNIQLAYPIILAMLGHTVVGVIDNIMVGKIGPTELAAASLANSFVFIAISLGVGFSTAITPFVAKSDAANDLEGGRSTFVNGLFLCTVVGVVLFTIIFLAKPFLQYMGQPEEVTVLAKPFLDIVALSIIPLVMYQGYKQFADGKSQTKNSMYATLICNAVNLLFNYLLIYGVWFFPTLGMLGAAYGTLISRVVMIIYMHFALTRQDMFKPFMLNLRFSEIKRNVLTQIAKIGIPSGLMSFFEVALFVGAVWLSGMLGTVSQAANQIALSMSSMTFMFASGLGVAATIRVGNQMGLKNYTYLKTVARSIMLMALLIYIIFALLFVAFHNYIPLLFLDAKDSMNAVMNEEVIRIAGQLLLVAAIFQISDCLQVVTLGALRGLQDVNVPMIITFISYWIVGFPMSIYLSLYTDIGTPGIWIGLLAGLTTAAILLYTRFHHISNRLINTNIK
- the mgtE gene encoding magnesium transporter, with the translated sequence MFFKDMHPADIAEAISEMRRRERNLHFLKLSPELKVEVFSFLDINIQEEIVRSMTREDYAEVLNNLEPDDRTELLENFPDELIKYSINLLNDTEKQIALNLIGYKEDSIARLMTPLYIQTKANRTVKQVFQHIKKYGKKAETLNYIYVVDDHNVLIDDLQIGQLLLADEETLIADLIDHNFVSLVTTTPMEDAFDDFEKYDRSALPIITEKGVLVGIVTFDDILDKIKERDTEDIQKFGGMEELDLSYTHTPLYELVKKRAGWLIVLFLGEMLTASAMSYYDQEIEKAVVLALFVPLIISSGGNSGSQAASLIIRAMALGELKLGDWWYVMRKEIASGLMLGGILGIIGFIRIFIWQETGIYDYGEFWLYVGLSVSVSLLFIVLWGTLSGSIIPFVLKKFGMDPATASAPFVATLVDVSGLIIYFTIAAMFLTGKLL